A window of Quercus robur chromosome 12, dhQueRobu3.1, whole genome shotgun sequence genomic DNA:
AGTTCAGTAATTGTGTCCATCATTCCATGAATTCTAGTGACTGTATATCTCAAACTTTTGTAGATCATGAAAAGGCTGTCTCTGCTCCTAAGGGTGAACTGCTGAACAACCATAGTTTGCAAGACCTTCAAGAGTGcaatcacaaaaaaatgaaCTCACTGGATCTTCTAAGCGATGATGTGCACTATCAGAGTGTTCTTTCATCCCTTTTGAAGACTTCAGACCAGTTGATACTTGGACCACAATTTCGAAATTGTCATCAGGaaaccagttttgtcagttgGAATAAAGGAGGTTTAGCACATTGCCAGAACCCAGTAGGTGGAACCCCGCAAAAACTATTGAAGAAGGCTTTGTTTGAAGTTCCTCGGATGTATGTTGGTGACTTGCCTCAGTCTCCAGAAGATAATGGCTACAAAGATGGAGCTTGGAGACCGGAGGCAGATGAAATTGGCATGAACCATGCATTAGCTGAGAGGAGGCAAAgggaaaaattaaatgaaagatTTTTAATTCTAAGATCAATGGTCCCTTCAATTCTCAAGGTAGTTGAAACTTAAAATTCCATCCCTGCTACTTGGCAGTTGACAATAATTACTAATTGACATGTTCTTCTATCTTGTTTATGCAGGATGACAAAGTAACTATACTAGATACTGCAATAGAATATCTGAAAGAGCTTGAGAGAAGGGTTGGGGATTTGGAATCTTGCAAGGAGTTGACAGAGGtagaagcaaaaacaaaattgaaacccCAAGATACTATAGAGAGAACATCTGATAACTATGGCAACAACAAAAGTAATAACAGCAAGAAGCCACCAATAAACAAGAGAAAGGCTTGTGACATTGATCAAATGGAGACTGAGATAAATTATGCTGTATCAAATGGTGGGTCAACTGATAATGTGATTGTCAGCATAACCAATAAGACGGTTCTAATTGAGATGAGATGTCCAGGGAGGGAGGGAGTGCTGCTAGAGATCATGGATGCAGTAAGCAAACTCCAATTAGATTGTCACTCGGTTCAATCATCCACCATTGAAGGGATTCTTTCATTAACCATTAAATCAAGGGTATGAACTAAGATTCCATAAAATTTCAGtttgttttgttcttgaaaAGAATAAACCTGTTTTACCATATAGTTTTCTTAACTATGACCATTTCTAACGAGCCTATTTTCTAGTATGACACTAAACTCTTCCTATGTTTAAATACAAGTTTTATGGTTAGGTGCTATTAACAATTGACTCTTCTAAC
This region includes:
- the LOC126708980 gene encoding transcription factor EGL1-like → MEERVPANLTRQLALAVRSIQWSYAIFWSISARQPGVLKWGDGYYNGDIKTRKTIQAMELNADQLGLQRSEQLRELYESLSAGEASPQARRPSVALSPEDLSDTEWYYLVCMSFMFDIGQGLPGRTLAKGQSIWLCNAHFADSKVFSRSLLAKSASIQTVLCFPFLGGVIELGVTELVLEDPGFIQHIKTSFLETPYPIVSKKFVAAGNTRNDRNVACAVFDQDILDNKLIHLGCEELDIISPNNSSNGFETNLPAEDSLMVEGKNGGTSQVQSWQFMDDEFSNCVHHSMNSSDCISQTFVDHEKAVSAPKGELLNNHSLQDLQECNHKKMNSLDLLSDDVHYQSVLSSLLKTSDQLILGPQFRNCHQETSFVSWNKGGLAHCQNPVGGTPQKLLKKALFEVPRMYVGDLPQSPEDNGYKDGAWRPEADEIGMNHALAERRQREKLNERFLILRSMVPSILKDDKVTILDTAIEYLKELERRVGDLESCKELTEVEAKTKLKPQDTIERTSDNYGNNKSNNSKKPPINKRKACDIDQMETEINYAVSNGGSTDNVIVSITNKTVLIEMRCPGREGVLLEIMDAVSKLQLDCHSVQSSTIEGILSLTIKSRFKGSAVASAGAIKQALQRFSLRC